CAACGAAGAGATTTGGATATAAGGCGAGGCACGCCATGCGCGAGTGCCTCGCACAATCATCGGGGACTGTCGGATGAAACGGATAACCTATCGTCGCAAGTATTGCGTGCGTCGTTTTGGATTCAGGCGCGCGGGATTGGCGCGGCTTGTCAGGCTGTTGCTCGGTCTCGCAGCGCTACCGGGCGCGCCGATGATGGCGCACGCGCAAGCGACGAATTGCGCCGCTGCAACCTCGGGAACCGCAAGCTGTACGCTCAACAGCGGAACCACGAGCGCAGTGACCGTTACGCTGACGACGAGCACGTACGCGAATACGTCGGCGGCCATCGCTCAAAGCGCAGGGACCATCGACGCTGTGGTGCTCGCAACGTCGGGTGGAAGTGCGGTGCAAACGGTGTCCGGTACGAACAGCGTGGCGGTGGATACCTACGTCGTCGCATCGGGTGGCGCGGCGGCCAAGCAGGTCGTCAGCAAAGGCGGCATTGCATACGACACTGTCGTGCTAGGGGGGCTTCAGAACGTCGTGTCCGGCGCAGTCGTGTCCGGTACGACGGTCTACAGCGCCGGTTCGGCCACGGTCAATGGAACGGCCTATACCGCGAATTCTGCCGGCAGCCTGTACGTCGGTGGCTCCGGTGGCGGTTATGGCGTCGGCAGCGCTTACGACGCGACCATTGAAGCCGGCGGCAAGATGATCGTTGCCTCGGGCGGCGCGGGCGGCTATGCGCAGGACACGCTGGTCAGCGGCACGGCCGCGCAGATGTACGTGTGGACGACGGGCGTCGCCTCGGCCACTACGGTGGCTAGCGGTGGCACGGTTGCGCTCGGATCGGGAACCACCGCCGGCGGCGTGGTGTCGTCGACGGTCGTCGACGGCGGCGGCATCTTGGCTGTGTCTTCGGGCGGTACGTCGATCTCCGCGACCGTCAATAACGGCGGTGCCGAAACGGTTTATGGCGCCGGCACGGATCAACACGCCACGGTGGCAACGGGCGGTACGCTCAATGTCAGTTCGGGAGGGGCGGCCACCGGCGCGGCCGTCTCCGGCGGTTCGCTCAACGTATCGAGCGGCGGCGTCGCCACGGGCGCAACTGTCACGGATGCCGGCAATCTCAAGGTGAGCGCGGGCGGTGTGGCATCGAGCACGGCGGTATCGAGCGGCGGCACGCAAAGCCTGCTTGGTTCCGCGACGTCCACCACGATCGGGATCGGCGGTACGGAGAACGTTTCGTCGGGCGGCGTCGATGCGGGTGCAACGGTCGATGGCCAGCAAAACGTCAAATCGGGCGGCACCGCCGTCAACGCGTCGGTGGCGAGCGGCGGTACGCAAAGCGTAGTCGGTGCCGCGGCGCTCGCTTCCGGCACTACGGTGGCTTACGGCGGAACCCAGCTTGTTTCGTCGGGCGGCGCAGCTTCCGGTGCGATCGTGTCCGGCGGCGGCACGCTCAACGTCACCTCGGGCGGCACCGCCGCTGGCGTGACGCAAAACGCCGGGGCCACGCTGATCACCGATACCGCGGAAACGCTGACCGGGACGTATGTGTCGGCCGGTTCGTCCAGCGGATTCTCGATTGCGGGCAACGTCGCGTCGGGCATCGTGCTCGAGAATGGCGGCTCGCTTTCGGTGCTGTCGAGCGGCACGTCGCTCGATACGAACGTCGGATCTGGCGGTGACGAACTCGTTTCGGTCGGCGGTGTGGCTAGCGGTACGACGGTGGCGAGCGGCGGCAAGCAGCGTGTCGATGGCGGCGTAGCCAGCGGTACCCTGATCGCCGGCGGCGGCGAGCTCGATATCAGCTCGGCTGGCACGGCAACGGGCGTGGTGCAGAGCGCCGGCGGCGTGCTGGTCGTCGATACCGACGAGAGCCTGTCGGGTTCCTATGTATCGGCCGGGTCCAGCAGTGCGTTCTCCATCTCGGGGGGAGTAGCTTCGGGCCTCGTGCTCGAAAACGGCGGCACGCTGTCGGTGCTTGCCGGCAATACCTCGCTCGACACGCGCGTGGGCAGCGCAGGGGTTGAATTCATCGCGTCGGGCGGTACGGCAAGCGGCACGGTGATCAACAATAGCGGCACGCAGCAGGTGTCGTCGGGTGGTCTGTCTATCGGCGCGACAGTCAATAGCGGCGGCACACAGAACATCCTCACGGGCGGCGTGGCCTCCAGCACAACGGTGACCAACGGCGGCCTGCAAAACATTGCGAGCGGCGGCACGTCGGTCGATACGCTCGTGGATAGTGGCGGCACACAGTTCGTGTCGTCCGGCGGCGTGTTATCCGGCGGTACGGTCGAAGCAGGCGGCGCGGTGTATCTGGTGTCGGGCTCGACCAACAATGGCGAAAACACGGCAGCCGGTAACGTTAGCGATCTGGCCGTGCCGCAGGCGCTATCGGGCGGTGCCACGCAAACTGTCACCGCGGGTTCGACTGCATACGGCACGGTAGTGGGCAGCGGGGGCACGCTGTATGTGCTGGGCGGCACCGTGGCAACCGATACCGGCGTGTCGAGCGGCGGTGTACTTGTCGTCTCCTCGGGCGGCACCGCGACCAACACCGTGCAAAGCGCCGGCGCCGCGCTGGTGTTGAACACGGACGATACCGTTACCGGCGATGCGATCTCCGTGTCGGGCACATCGAGCACCTTCACGATCGCTAGCAACGTCGCGTCGGGCATCGCGGCGGAGAACGGCGGCAGCCTGTCTGTGTTGTCGGGCGGGACGTCGCTCCATACGACGGTCAATAGCGGCGGGGCCGAACAGGTATCGGCAGGTGGCGTTGCAAGCGGTACGGTCATCGGCTCGAGCGGCCTGCAAACTATTTCGGCAGGAGGCCTCGCCGTGTCCGCACAGGTCGGTGCGGGCGGCACGCAGAACGTCTTGTCGGGCGGTTCGGTCTCGGCCACGCAAGTCGGCAGCAGCGGTACGCAAAACGTTTCGGGCGGCGGAGTTGCCGCGGGCACGCAGATCAGTGCGGGCGGTATGCAGATCATTGCCGCAGGCGGCCTGGCGAGCGGCACGATGATCAGCGCGGGCGGCCTGCAGTCGATCTTGTCCGGCGGCACCGCGGCCGTGACGACCGTGGCCTCCGCCGGCACGCAGAACGTCGCCGATGGCGGCACCTCGTTGAGCGCGACCGTGACGAGCGGCGGCACGCAGAACGTGAGCGCCGGCGGCATCGTGACCGATGCCACGGTGCAGGCCGGCGGCGTGCAGAACATCGCCTCTGGGCTCGTGATCAGCGCGGTGGTGTCGAACTCGGGCAGTCAGACCGTGGCGGGCGGCGTGGCCAGCGCGACCACGCTCGGCGCCGGCGCGACGCAGATGGTGTCGGGAGGCGGGCTCGCCATCGGCAGCGTCGTCAATGGCGGTAGTCAGTTCGTCGCATCGGGCGGCGTCGCGTCGGCGACGCTCGTCAATGGCGACGGTGCGCAGATCGTCTCTTCGAGCGGCATAGCAGATAACGCTGTCGTCAACAGCGGCGCCACGCAAACGGTTCTGTCGGGCGGCGTCGTCAACGCGACCACGCTTGCGGGCGGAGTGCAAACCGTGTCGTCAGGCGGGCTCGCAAGCGGCACGATCGTGGGTAACGGCGGAACCCAGACCGTGTTGTCGGGCGGTGTCGCCAGCGGCGGCCAGATCAGCGGCGGCGGCCAGCAGGTGCTGAGTGCGGGCGGTACGGCTACCGCCACCACCGTGAGTCTCGGCGGCACGCAGTATGTCTATGCCGGCGGTCTCTCGATCGATGCCCAACTGACTTCCGGAGGCGCGCAGATCATCGACGGTGCGACTTACGGCGTAGCGTCGGGTACGACGGTGGGCCGCGGTGCGTATCAGGACGTGACGAGCGGTGGTTCGGCGGTCGATACGCTGGTGTCGGGCGGCACGCAGCAGGTGGATGCGGCGGGCAACGGCATGAGCACCGGCATCGCCACCAGCACGACGGTCGAGAACGGCGGCGTGCTGCTGATGAACGGCGGTGTTGCCACCAACGTCACGATCGGCTCGGGCGGTGCCACGGTCGAAGGCGTCGGCACGATCACGCCGGGCCTGACCATGACGAGCGGCAGCACGCTGTATGCGAACCAGCCCGGCACCGGCTTGAACATCAGCGGCACGCTCGCGTTCAATAGCGGCGCGAACTACGCCGTGGCGATCAGCCCGACGTTGGGCGGTGTCACGAACGTGCTCGGCAACGTGGCGATCAACAACGGCGTTGCGCTGCAATTGATCTCGTCGGGCAGCGGTTACACGCTGGGCGCCACGTACACGGTGCTGAGCTACTCGGGCCTGTTGTCGGGCACGTTCGGCCGTGTGACGACCAACTTGGCTTACATGGACGGCGCGCTCAGCTACGCGAACAGCGGCGCGGTGACGGTCACGCTCGTCGCGCCGGCCACCATCAACTTCGCGCTGCCCGCCGATTCGCTCAACCAGAATCGCGTAGCCGCGGTGCTGAGCCAGATCTACGACAACGGCGGCAATGCCGTGACGAGAAATCTCGTGCAGACCACGCAAGCGCAGGCCTATAGCGCGATGTCCGAGCTGGCCGGCAGCGAAGCGGTGCCGCTGCGCCAGATCGCTGAAAACCGAACGGCCGAGACGCAGGGCACGATCGTTTCGCACCTCGTTCAGGTGGGTGCGATCGCGCACGCACACGGTTTGTGGGTGAGCGCGGATTACCAGCACAACCAGGTTCGTGGCGATGGCACCGTCGGTAGCGACGGCTATCTCGACAACTCGGCCGCACTGACCCTGGGCTATGACCAGGCGGTGCTGCCGGGCGTGCGTGCCGGTGTTGCGTTGAGCGTCAACAACGACAACCTGAGCTTCGCGAACAATCCGGCAAACGCCCGCACCGACGGCATACAGGGCCAACTGTATGGCACGTGGTCGCCTTCGGATCGGCCGTTCTATGTCACCGGCATCGCCGGCCTGGGCTATTGGGACAACAGTCTGACGCGCGATGTGACGGTCGATACGCAGAGCGAGCAGAACACGGCCACATTCAAGACGACGAGCGAAACGCTGTATGGCGAAGCCGGCCTGGAGCTCGCTACGACTGCCGGCACGCTCGAGCCGTACGCAGGCCTGACGGTAGGCCACTTCGGTCAGCAGAGCGCGACGGAAAGCGGTGGCGTGAGCGCGCTGGCCTATGCGTCGGCGAGCACGGGTGCCGTGTTTAGCCTGCTCGGAGCACGCCTGCTTCAGCAGGACGACGCGCTGTTCGGTCACCGGGTCGACTGGCAGTTCAATCTTGCGTGGGTGCATAGCCTGATCGGCGTGAACCAATCGCTGACGGCTTCGTTCTCGAGCGCGCCGGCCTCGGCCTGGCAGGTCTACGGCACGCCGGCTGACCGCGACGCCGCGCGCTTCGACGTGGGGGCGCAGATGCAGCTAACGCAGCGCATGCGCGTATTCGCGACGCTCGGCGGCGAGGTGGGGACGCACACGAACGACTATGGCGGCCGCTTGAGCGCGCAATGGCAGTGGTGATGCCGTGACGAACGCGCCCGCTATGCCGGCCCGTTGCGGCGCACGAAAAGATTTCGATTGGAGACCGAAGTGATCAGATCCCCTCAAAAGACCGTGGCGGCAAGCCTGCTGGCGCTGCTGCTCGCTGCGTGCGGCAGCGGTTCGTCGTCCAACCCCGGCGATTCGGCCTCGGCTTATCCGGATACCACGCCGGCCGCGGTGCCGTACCAAGTCGGGCTGAATCCGACCGATAAGTCGTTGCAGCCGTATCAGCCTGCTCAGCCCGCGGCTCCGCTGGCGGCGTGCCAGTTGTCGGCCAAATATTATGCGTCGGGCAGCCCGGCGATCCCGACCTATGCATTGGGCGGGACTACCAACGTCGACGTGACGCTCGCCGACGGTGATTCGACCTTGGGTGTTCCGGCCTGGAGCACATCGACAACCTGGACCGCCAATAGCACTACGGTTCCGACGGTGCTTGGCCTCGGTACGAAGAGCGGCGCGACGGAGGTTGCGTTGGCGACGAATGGCCTGAACGTGCCGGACGGGTATCCGACTGCGCCGGACACCGCGCGAATCCAGGCTGCGTTGTATGCG
The sequence above is a segment of the Trinickia acidisoli genome. Coding sequences within it:
- a CDS encoding AIDA repeat-containing protein → MKRITYRRKYCVRRFGFRRAGLARLVRLLLGLAALPGAPMMAHAQATNCAAATSGTASCTLNSGTTSAVTVTLTTSTYANTSAAIAQSAGTIDAVVLATSGGSAVQTVSGTNSVAVDTYVVASGGAAAKQVVSKGGIAYDTVVLGGLQNVVSGAVVSGTTVYSAGSATVNGTAYTANSAGSLYVGGSGGGYGVGSAYDATIEAGGKMIVASGGAGGYAQDTLVSGTAAQMYVWTTGVASATTVASGGTVALGSGTTAGGVVSSTVVDGGGILAVSSGGTSISATVNNGGAETVYGAGTDQHATVATGGTLNVSSGGAATGAAVSGGSLNVSSGGVATGATVTDAGNLKVSAGGVASSTAVSSGGTQSLLGSATSTTIGIGGTENVSSGGVDAGATVDGQQNVKSGGTAVNASVASGGTQSVVGAAALASGTTVAYGGTQLVSSGGAASGAIVSGGGTLNVTSGGTAAGVTQNAGATLITDTAETLTGTYVSAGSSSGFSIAGNVASGIVLENGGSLSVLSSGTSLDTNVGSGGDELVSVGGVASGTTVASGGKQRVDGGVASGTLIAGGGELDISSAGTATGVVQSAGGVLVVDTDESLSGSYVSAGSSSAFSISGGVASGLVLENGGTLSVLAGNTSLDTRVGSAGVEFIASGGTASGTVINNSGTQQVSSGGLSIGATVNSGGTQNILTGGVASSTTVTNGGLQNIASGGTSVDTLVDSGGTQFVSSGGVLSGGTVEAGGAVYLVSGSTNNGENTAAGNVSDLAVPQALSGGATQTVTAGSTAYGTVVGSGGTLYVLGGTVATDTGVSSGGVLVVSSGGTATNTVQSAGAALVLNTDDTVTGDAISVSGTSSTFTIASNVASGIAAENGGSLSVLSGGTSLHTTVNSGGAEQVSAGGVASGTVIGSSGLQTISAGGLAVSAQVGAGGTQNVLSGGSVSATQVGSSGTQNVSGGGVAAGTQISAGGMQIIAAGGLASGTMISAGGLQSILSGGTAAVTTVASAGTQNVADGGTSLSATVTSGGTQNVSAGGIVTDATVQAGGVQNIASGLVISAVVSNSGSQTVAGGVASATTLGAGATQMVSGGGLAIGSVVNGGSQFVASGGVASATLVNGDGAQIVSSSGIADNAVVNSGATQTVLSGGVVNATTLAGGVQTVSSGGLASGTIVGNGGTQTVLSGGVASGGQISGGGQQVLSAGGTATATTVSLGGTQYVYAGGLSIDAQLTSGGAQIIDGATYGVASGTTVGRGAYQDVTSGGSAVDTLVSGGTQQVDAAGNGMSTGIATSTTVENGGVLLMNGGVATNVTIGSGGATVEGVGTITPGLTMTSGSTLYANQPGTGLNISGTLAFNSGANYAVAISPTLGGVTNVLGNVAINNGVALQLISSGSGYTLGATYTVLSYSGLLSGTFGRVTTNLAYMDGALSYANSGAVTVTLVAPATINFALPADSLNQNRVAAVLSQIYDNGGNAVTRNLVQTTQAQAYSAMSELAGSEAVPLRQIAENRTAETQGTIVSHLVQVGAIAHAHGLWVSADYQHNQVRGDGTVGSDGYLDNSAALTLGYDQAVLPGVRAGVALSVNNDNLSFANNPANARTDGIQGQLYGTWSPSDRPFYVTGIAGLGYWDNSLTRDVTVDTQSEQNTATFKTTSETLYGEAGLELATTAGTLEPYAGLTVGHFGQQSATESGGVSALAYASASTGAVFSLLGARLLQQDDALFGHRVDWQFNLAWVHSLIGVNQSLTASFSSAPASAWQVYGTPADRDAARFDVGAQMQLTQRMRVFATLGGEVGTHTNDYGGRLSAQWQW